In a genomic window of Candidatus Binatus sp.:
- a CDS encoding SDR family oxidoreductase, with protein MPKRKILIAGASGLVGFAAVRHFAALDDWEVTAVSRRLPRKIDRANLVSVDLFDRDRCADVFSQMSDVTHVVYAAVSEQPGLLGGWRDPKQMQANLTMLQNFFDPLEAVAKNLEHVTLLQGTKAYGAHLGPIPIPARERAPRHQHANFYWLQEDYLRSKQAGKRWHWTILRPQAVIGEAIGGNLNLIPPIGVYAAIRREAGLPLSFPGGAPSVFEMVDVDLLANMMEWAATTPACRNETFNSTNGDVASWEDLWPAVADALGMEVGAPEPMLLAEEMPRHQDEWAAIVKKYNLDAPADLHAYVGESFYFADAYFAYGTKVGSGLVSRPMLVSTIKARQAGFHDCMDSKDMMYKWFRRFQELRLLPPTR; from the coding sequence ATGCCTAAGCGAAAAATCCTGATTGCCGGCGCATCCGGCCTCGTCGGCTTCGCCGCTGTGCGCCACTTCGCGGCGCTCGACGACTGGGAAGTGACCGCCGTATCGCGCCGGCTGCCGCGCAAAATCGATCGCGCCAATCTGGTCTCAGTCGATCTCTTCGATCGAGATCGATGCGCCGACGTATTCAGCCAGATGTCCGACGTCACGCACGTCGTCTATGCCGCCGTAAGCGAACAGCCCGGGCTTCTCGGCGGATGGCGCGACCCGAAGCAGATGCAGGCCAATCTCACGATGCTGCAAAATTTTTTCGACCCGCTCGAAGCGGTCGCGAAGAATCTCGAGCACGTGACACTGCTGCAGGGCACGAAAGCATACGGCGCGCACCTCGGCCCGATTCCGATTCCTGCGCGCGAACGCGCGCCGCGCCATCAACACGCGAATTTCTACTGGCTGCAGGAGGACTACCTGCGCTCCAAACAAGCGGGCAAACGCTGGCATTGGACGATCCTGCGTCCCCAGGCCGTGATCGGCGAAGCAATCGGCGGCAACCTGAATCTCATCCCGCCGATCGGTGTCTATGCCGCGATTCGCCGCGAGGCCGGCCTGCCGCTTTCATTCCCCGGCGGAGCGCCGTCGGTGTTCGAGATGGTGGATGTTGACTTGCTCGCCAACATGATGGAGTGGGCCGCGACGACGCCCGCGTGCCGCAATGAGACTTTCAACAGCACCAATGGCGACGTCGCATCGTGGGAAGATCTGTGGCCTGCGGTCGCCGACGCGCTCGGCATGGAAGTCGGGGCGCCCGAACCGATGCTGCTCGCGGAAGAGATGCCCAGGCATCAGGACGAGTGGGCGGCGATCGTGAAAAAATACAATCTCGACGCGCCCGCCGATCTGCACGCCTATGTCGGCGAATCGTTTTACTTTGCCGACGCGTATTTTGCGTACGGCACCAAGGTCGGAAGCGGGCTGGTGAGTCGCCCGATGCTCGTCAGTACGATCAAGGCGCGCCAAGCTGGCTTCCACGACTGCATGGATTCCAAAGACATGATGTACAAATGGTTCCGCCGCTTCCAGGAACTTCGCCTGCTACCACCAACGCGCTGA
- a CDS encoding enoyl-CoA hydratase/isomerase family protein, giving the protein MTGTDFKTIRFEKAGAVATLTMNRPDRLNAIAGPMMREMSDTLAAVADDPQIRVLVLTGAGRGFCAGADLNGIVEGDIGLDTAEARPPTFDFRIPVLLHNMPAVTIAAINGACAGAGFGWACACDLRVAAAAARFNTAFLDVGVAGDMGGPWTLPRIIGAARAREIYFMPDKFDAERALQIGLVSRVFSDDRFRDEVNAIATRLGDAAPIALRTMKSNFIEAERTGFESYIALETARHLPMFTTEDTREAFAAKVEKRQPKFKGR; this is encoded by the coding sequence ATGACCGGCACGGATTTCAAAACGATCCGCTTTGAAAAGGCCGGCGCCGTCGCGACGCTCACGATGAATCGTCCCGACCGGCTGAATGCGATTGCCGGTCCGATGATGCGCGAGATGAGCGACACGCTCGCGGCGGTCGCGGACGATCCGCAAATCCGCGTGCTGGTGCTGACTGGCGCTGGCCGCGGCTTCTGCGCCGGCGCCGATCTGAATGGAATCGTCGAGGGCGACATCGGTCTCGACACCGCCGAGGCGCGTCCGCCGACTTTCGATTTCCGCATCCCGGTACTGCTGCACAACATGCCCGCGGTTACGATCGCCGCGATCAACGGCGCATGCGCCGGCGCCGGCTTCGGATGGGCCTGCGCGTGCGATCTGCGCGTCGCCGCGGCGGCGGCCCGCTTCAACACCGCCTTCCTCGACGTCGGCGTGGCCGGGGACATGGGCGGACCGTGGACGCTGCCCAGGATAATCGGCGCGGCGCGGGCGCGTGAAATATATTTCATGCCCGATAAGTTCGACGCCGAGCGCGCGCTGCAGATCGGCCTCGTCTCGCGCGTCTTTTCCGATGATCGTTTTCGCGACGAAGTAAACGCGATCGCAACGCGCCTTGGCGACGCCGCGCCGATTGCGCTCCGCACGATGAAGTCGAATTTTATCGAGGCTGAGCGAACCGGCTTCGAGAGCTACATCGCGCTGGAAACCGCGCGCCACCTCCCGATGTTCACGACGGAAGATACGCGTGAAGCCTTCGCCGCCAAAGTCGAAAAACGCCAACCCAAATTCAAGGGACGCTAA
- a CDS encoding VOC family protein yields MWLRLRQLALVANKLSPVIDELRTVFGLEVGYRDPGVKVFGLENALLPVGSQFIEIVAPIQPNTAGGRYLERRGGDGGYMVITQCDDHAPRKRRVAELGIRKVMEEDSPGYCAMQLHPRDTGGSFLEIDFQPGGEAPDGPWAPAGKNWKQAVRTEVVKAITAAEIQSPDRNALAARWSEIVEIPLTQDARGNPTLQLENAKLRFVDATDGRGEGLGGIELAVVDRKRLLAAAEKIHRRISDDQVMIAGIRFTFA; encoded by the coding sequence ATGTGGCTTCGACTCCGCCAACTCGCGCTGGTCGCAAACAAACTGTCTCCGGTTATAGACGAACTCCGCACCGTGTTCGGCCTCGAGGTCGGTTATCGGGATCCGGGCGTGAAAGTCTTCGGCCTCGAAAACGCGCTGCTGCCGGTCGGCAGCCAGTTCATTGAAATCGTCGCGCCGATTCAGCCCAACACCGCGGGCGGACGTTATCTCGAACGCCGCGGCGGCGACGGCGGCTACATGGTGATCACGCAATGCGACGATCACGCGCCTCGCAAGCGGCGCGTCGCCGAACTGGGCATACGCAAAGTGATGGAGGAGGACTCGCCCGGGTACTGTGCGATGCAACTTCATCCGCGCGACACCGGCGGCTCGTTTCTCGAAATCGATTTTCAGCCCGGCGGCGAAGCGCCCGACGGTCCATGGGCGCCCGCGGGAAAAAACTGGAAGCAGGCGGTTCGCACCGAAGTGGTGAAAGCGATCACCGCGGCCGAAATTCAGTCGCCCGACCGCAACGCCCTCGCCGCGCGATGGAGTGAGATCGTCGAAATTCCGCTCACCCAGGACGCGCGCGGCAATCCGACTCTGCAACTCGAAAACGCAAAATTGCGCTTCGTCGATGCGACCGATGGCCGCGGCGAGGGACTCGGCGGAATCGAACTAGCCGTCGTCGATCGCAAGCGATTGCTCGCCGCCGCGGAGAAAATCCATCGCCGCATCAGCGACGACCAAGTGATGATCGCAGGCATCCGCTTCACCTTTGCGTGA